Proteins co-encoded in one Schistocerca cancellata isolate TAMUIC-IGC-003103 chromosome 5, iqSchCanc2.1, whole genome shotgun sequence genomic window:
- the LOC126188881 gene encoding cyclin-Y, producing MGNKNSCCPYSSPNAGGKDDERIEEYLPEGEESVGNLQHISEREPEDWDTDPSLHPKAGTIFMERSKASIENGLVRKRSQNHLVDSRPLKKSSSCSTIYLDDSTVSQPNLKNTVKCVALAIYYHIKNRTSHRQLEIFDEKLHPLSRDAVPEDYDRHNPEHRQIYKFVRTLFNAAQLTAECAIITLVYLERLLTYAEVDITPANWKRIVLGAILLASKVWDDQAVWNVDYCQILKDITVEDMNELERQFLEMLQFNINVPSSVYAKYYFDLRTLAEANDLSFPAEPLSKERAQKLEAMSRVCEDKITAEALRNGHKKWSSMDNVSTGGPRRSVAILS from the exons ATGGGCAATAAAAATAGTTGTTGTCCTTACTCCAGCCCCAATGCTGGAGGTAAAGATGATGAAAGGATTGAAGAATATCTGCCTGAAGGAGAAGAAAGTGTGGGTAATCTTCAGCATATAAGTGAACGTGAGCCAGAGGACTGGGACACAGATCCATCACTTCATCCGAAGGCAGGaacaatattcatggaaagatcAAAAGCGTCAATTGAGA ATGGCTTGGTGAGAAAGAGAAGCCAGAATCAT CTAGTTGACTCAAGACCATTAAAGAAGAGCAGCTCATGTTCCACAATATATCTTGATGACAGTACAGTTTCTCAACCAAATTTAAAAAATACTGTGAAATGTGTAGCTTTAGCAATATATTATCACATCAAGAACCGAACATCGCATAGACAATTAGAAATTTTTGATGAGAAACTTCATCCTCTGTCT AGAGATGCGGTGCCCGAAGATTATGATAGACATAATCCAGAACATAGACAGATTTACAAATTTGTGAGAACCCTGTTTAATGCTGCACAACTCACAGCAGAATGTGCAATAATCACTCTTGTCTACTTGGAGAG ACTGCTGACGTATGCTGAAGTCGATATAACCCCTGCCAATTGGAAAAGAATCGTTCTTGGAGCAATCTTATTAGCATCAAAAGTATGGGATGATCAGGCTGTGTGGAATGTTGATTACTGTCAAATACTGAAGGACATCACTGTAGAAGACAT GAATGAACTTGAGCGACAGTTTCTGGAAATGTTACAATTCAACATTAATGTTCCCTCCAGTGTTTATGCAAAGTATTACTTCGATCTCCGAACTTTAGCAGAGGCAAACGATCTTTCATTTCCTGCTGAGCCACTCAGCAAAGAAAGAGCTCAAAAGCTAGAGGCTATGTCACGTGTCTGTGAGGACAAAATAACGGCAGAGGCATTACGTAATGGACACAAAAAATGGTCAAGTATGGATAATGTGAGTACTGGAGGACCTAGACGCAGTGTAGCAATTCTTTCGTAA